From the Chiroxiphia lanceolata isolate bChiLan1 chromosome 6, bChiLan1.pri, whole genome shotgun sequence genome, the window AgtgacagagctggagaaaaagcaaacGTAATTCTGAAAGAGTCTGAAGATTCTGGTGGAGTTACAAAAGTGCTAGTGCTGCTGGACAGGGCATTGGTGGGACAGTCCCTGCATTTCCCTGTGTAGTCCTGGCATCTGGTAtcaaaaaagataaattgaaGAGAGAGTCAGAAGTAACTATTCTCTACTACAATGTTATGAGAAATGAAGAGCCAGGctaaacagaaatggaaaagcttGGTTTGGTTAGACAAATACTTTTTCTAGAGCAGCAGGCAAAAGTATTTGAGATGTGATTGCAATTGTATtagagagtgagagagaaataaagctACAGAAGCCTAAGGCTAACTAACATTAATGCTAGAGCGGCATGTGGAATATGGTGTGTCTAGGCTACCAAGAGGACGTAAGTTCCTAATTGTTGGTGTAGACAGGTTCTGACAGGGCCTTTGGTGGAGCGTAGTAAGGGCAAGAATAATTAATTGCTTGTAAAAAGaggtctttttccttttctaaaaacTGTTTCAAGTCATGGATGCTAGCCAAGAACAGAGGGGAAACCAGGAAGCCCTTTTTGATTGTGTGTTtcaaagaacaatttaaaaGTTTACTTGATCTCTTGTTGGTTTTATTGGCacattcctttctttccagaatTCACCCAGGGCATGATTTTGCCCACAGTGAATGGTGAACATATGGAAACAACACCTCAGGTGGCTCCTAAAGCAGAAGACCGCAAGGTAAACAAAACTATGCAAACATGCTTTGGGATTTGTGAAGAAAGGTACATGGTATTAGATACTGGGGCTTACAGGAGCAACCTGTGTTGTGTGTAGGCTGTATACATTCAGGAATTGGCAATCTGTGGTATAGGTGTGACTGTTTCTATTTGCAGGACATATCTTCCAAGCAGAATGATAAATCTGCCTTTTACACTCGAGTATGGTTGCATCTAATTGCGTCTTTACCGAGagcctttgttttttctcttggatATGTGAACCACTTgttgatttttgcttttttaatgaaaaaaaagtgtatgtgtgtttgttttgtttgtcgTTTTGTTAGATGGCTGCTAAGAGCAGTACTGCAGCATCGCAGTCCAAATCCATAGGAGTCAAGATCCCTACCTGTAAGATCAGCTTGAAGGACACCTTCTTAACATCTCCTGAGGAACTCTACCGGGTATTCGTTACTCAGGAGGTAATGTTTGGCTTGTTCTGAGAGTTGTTCTTTACATATGGGAAGTTCTTCCTAAGAAGTTTTCTAAGGCATTCTGTAGGACACTCGCAGTCCATGAGAATggaatcagaagaaaattgGTCTGCAGAGCAGGTGGTTAAAGCTTGTGCATGCATCTTTTCACACAGCTGACAAGGAGATTAATGTCAGCCAGAAGCCAGTTCCAGACTGCTGTCAGCACCTATCCATAGGTGTATCCCTTATTGCGTGTGGCCAGTTCACTTGGGATTTATGGTTCTGTGCTcgtgctttggttttgttttttccttttaaggtTAGGTGGTATTAAAGTGTACTTTGGGGATAGCTTCCCATCTCCTGCACACTATTATGTAGTTTAGGAAGAGAGAGCAGTattgtataatttaaaaatggtCTTAGTCTTTTGTTCCTTCTATTTtgataagaaaaagaaaaacaaaaaaaagaaaaaaaatactatctTTTCTTAGAAATAGGTTTCATTAAGAAATCAACAATGTGTGACTCAGAACACTGCATAGAATTGGAAAGCTAGGGCTTCTTTTCCCTGGACAGGCAGAATTCTGCTGTAGTGCCTATAACCTTGCTTTTCTGGCCAGGGCAGGGTTTTTGACTTTTGTTGAAGACCTTACATTATTGACTCTCTTACAGTATCCTTCTGTACaaactgtccagcacacagctggataaacacaccatgcagtgggtgagcaattggcccacgggtcgagcacagagggtaatagtgaacAGAatgacatcagactggtgacctgtcactagtggggttccacagggctccatattgggccctgtgctcttcaacatcttcataaatgacttggacacaggactggaagggatactaagcaagtttgcagcTGATACAAAACTTGAAGGAGCTGTTGACAccctcgaaggcagggaggccctgcagagagaccttgacaagttggagggctgggcaatcaccaaccatatgaaactcagcaagggaaagtgctggattctgtacCTGGAATGGGTCAGccctggatgtttgtacagactggggaatgagatgctggaaagcagtgccatggaaagggacatGGGGGTCCTGgctgatggcaagttgaatatgagtcagcagtgccctaccagccaggagggccagccgtgtcctgggggggcatcagggaaagcatcaccagccgagggaggggattgtcctgctctgctctgcactggtgcagcctcacctggaatattgtgtgcagttttgggcactgcaatataagaaagacattaagctattagagagcatccaaaggagggcaacaaagatggtgaaaagTCTTGAAGGTAAACCATACAagaagtggctgaggtcacttggtctcttcagttggagaagaggagactgagaggagacctcactgcagtctacaacttccttgtgaggggaagaggaggggcaggcactgatctcttctctgtggtgaccaatGACaggggaatggcctgaagttgtgtcaggggaggtttatgttggatattagaaaggggttcttcacccagagggtgaacaggctccccagggaagtggtcacagcaccaagcctgccagagttcaagaagtgtctggatgatactctcagggacatggtgtgactcttggggatagtcctgtgcagggctaagaggtggactagatgatccttgtgggtccttgCAACTCTGCATATTCTGCTCTACATactctgtggttctgtgacttACCTCCTCTTCCAGAAATTTTTTAGCTGGATGGGAGGCATTAGGCAACAAGTTTGTAGGCAGATAATGTCAAGTAATACAGGTCTCCTGAATTGTTTTCAGATGGTCCAAGCTTTCAGCCACGCACAAGCCACCTTGGAGGCTGATAAAGGAGGCAAGTTTCAGTTGCTGGATGGCAGTGTCACAGGAGAGTTTGTTGACCTTGTAAGTACTAACTAGTGCAGGTGTATCTTGTTCAGAGGCAgcctttttaattttgaggTATCAGTTCTGTAGCAATGCTTCTGTCAGCTAACTGTGGAGTTCTACCTGGTGCCCAGTAGTTATCTGTAACTTCTGTGGCCATTGAATCTTTCCTAATAGCATGGATTAATACATGGGATTTCAGTCTGGGAGAAAATCTGGCTACCAGTCATAGATGTGCCCTGCTTTGGTGtgattttacttatttattagGGGTTGGAGGAGTGTTAAAGATAGTAACTGACCATTTTCCTCTTTGACCCAACTGCCACTAAAGTCTTCTGCACAGGGACCCTGTCTCAGTGTTTGTGGCTGTACTGTGGCCTACCTTTCTAGAAGGAATTGAAAAGGACACTTAAAgtctttttccctctgtctgTATGTATTTCTCAAGGGGTCTCTAGGGCTTCATATCAACACAATTCCAGTTGTTTTCTGTTAGACTGCAGCACTTGCAAAAACTTACTATCAGTCTTTCTATCTCTTGTCAAGGTTCCCGAGAAGCAACTTGTTATGAAATGGAGATTTAAATCTTGGCCAGCTGGTAAGTAGTCCAGAAATGGACTATGGTGTTAACTGCCCTTGCCTGTGTTTGAAGAATTTCAGCCCCATTTACCACTGGGTAAATGGTTTATTCTGGCTCATGATCAGGGAGCACATGGTGTTCTGGGAGCTGCACCAGTGTTCTCCCAACTTCCTATCCCAGACTGTCATGTCTGAATCATCAGCCACTGTTTGGAGCAGTGACCAGGGATTAGGAAGGATGAAGTGGCAGCTTGCTCAGCTGTGGCTGCAACTGCTTTGAACCCCATGAAGAGGGAGCCCTCTCCCCCCTGTGTTTCTAGGGAAGGCCTACAGCTGTTATAAGTACATCTTCTGGGAAGGATCCTGAAGAGTCTTTTAAATGTTGCCGTgtgagaggaggagcagagcagctccttgggGCTGTCCATACTGTACTGCACACTGCTGACAGATTTGCTTTGGTTCCTCTAGGGCACTTTGCAACCATTACCTTAAACTTCCATGACAAAGGTGGTGAGACAGAGGTGTGCTTGGAAGGCAAAGGCATTCCTGCCAGTGAGGAGGAAAGAACAAAGCAAGGCTGGCAGCGCTACTACTTTGAGGGCATAAAACAGACATTTGGCTATGGCGCCCGCTTGTTTTAATACCAGTTGCTGGGAGGCTCTGCCTGAAGACTCTGCCACATGGACTGATAAATTTCTCGCCTGTTCGTTTCTAATCTTGGCTCTGCCGCTGAGTAAAGTGGGATGACAGGTGATGAGGAAGGCTATTGAGCAGCACCACTTTCAGTCCCTCACTGCTTTGTGCATGTCTTGTGCTGCAGGGGATTCTCTTACATGTACATACTTCTATTGCTAAATAAACCTAACTTAAAAAAACACTATGGAATTTGTGTCCTCAGATCGGCTTGAGTTCAAAGGGTCGGTTGATAGGCTGAGGGAGGGATCTGTCTGGAAAAACACCGATCAATGAGGAGTGCTGATGCCAATGTGA encodes:
- the AHSA1 gene encoding activator of 90 kDa heat shock protein ATPase homolog 1 isoform X2 codes for the protein MPPTSTTGTERDASNWSTERLKTLLLPVRVEGEEGACEVTEVSKLDGEASINNRKGKLIFFYEWAIKLAWTGTSKTGVKYKGYVEIPNLSDENDIDEVEILVSLAKDEPDTNLKTLMKQEGAKKIRDAMKTYISTLKTEFTQGMILPTVNGEHMETTPQVAPKAEDRKMAAKSSTAASQSKSIGVKIPTCKISLKDTFLTSPEELYRVFVTQEMVQAFSHAQATLEADKGGKFQLLDGSVTGEFVDLVPEKQLVMKWRFKSWPAGHFATITLNFHDKGGETEVCLEGKGIPASEEERTKQGWQRYYFEGIKQTFGYGARLF
- the AHSA1 gene encoding activator of 90 kDa heat shock protein ATPase homolog 1 isoform X1 yields the protein MAKWGEGDPRWIVEQRADATNVNNWHWTERDASNWSTERLKTLLLPVRVEGEEGACEVTEVSKLDGEASINNRKGKLIFFYEWAIKLAWTGTSKTGVKYKGYVEIPNLSDENDIDEVEILVSLAKDEPDTNLKTLMKQEGAKKIRDAMKTYISTLKTEFTQGMILPTVNGEHMETTPQVAPKAEDRKMAAKSSTAASQSKSIGVKIPTCKISLKDTFLTSPEELYRVFVTQEMVQAFSHAQATLEADKGGKFQLLDGSVTGEFVDLVPEKQLVMKWRFKSWPAGHFATITLNFHDKGGETEVCLEGKGIPASEEERTKQGWQRYYFEGIKQTFGYGARLF